Proteins co-encoded in one Gemmatimonadota bacterium genomic window:
- a CDS encoding PIN domain-containing protein has product MDTSSWIHLLRPNGDTAVRARVQAALKSGEACWCPIVQLELWNGARGARERKVLREFARVLPEAPIDADVWTTAFGLAAQARTRGVTVPATDVLIAACALQHDAELESADSDFEKLGSVGRPL; this is encoded by the coding sequence GTGGACACGTCGTCCTGGATTCACCTGCTTCGCCCGAATGGCGACACCGCCGTCCGTGCTCGCGTACAGGCGGCACTCAAGAGCGGGGAAGCCTGTTGGTGCCCCATTGTGCAGCTCGAACTCTGGAACGGCGCCCGGGGTGCCCGAGAGCGAAAGGTGTTGCGAGAGTTCGCTCGAGTGCTGCCGGAGGCACCGATCGACGCCGACGTGTGGACCACGGCGTTCGGGTTGGCAGCGCAGGCTCGGACCCGAGGGGTGACGGTTCCGGCTACTGATGTCTTGATTGCCGCATGCGCTCTCCAGCACGACGCCGAACTCGAGTCCGCCGATTCCGACTTCGAAAAGCTGGGGTCGGTCGGGCGACCGCTGTGA
- a CDS encoding type II toxin-antitoxin system VapB family antitoxin: MKTTVDIPDQELADAIRFTKAKTKREAVVGAIVYFNQRMRMAELARYAGTCPDLITPEELQAARRRG; this comes from the coding sequence ATGAAGACCACCGTAGATATTCCCGATCAGGAATTGGCGGATGCGATTCGCTTCACCAAAGCGAAGACGAAGCGGGAAGCGGTCGTCGGCGCAATCGTGTATTTCAACCAGCGCATGCGAATGGCGGAACTCGCCAGGTACGCAGGAACCTGCCCCGACCTGATCACTCCCGAAGAACTTCAGGCAGCTAGGCGGCGGGGATGA
- a CDS encoding PQQ-dependent sugar dehydrogenase: MLRPNRLSLAAAAALALAACGGDTHAPEVTTEPPPTSLCDRSINVPDGFCARVFHTGVGAARQLAVAANGDVFVAIRNSSSRGGVVALRDTDGDGRADLTERWGDNGGSGIALGAETLYLATESSVLRYALASGSLTPVGTPQVVVSGLPANRNHRHKSVALHPDGWIFVGIGSPGNACQDPPRTPGVAGKDPCDALERRAGVWRFRTDLTGQGQSDGVRFATGVRNAAALAVHPTTHELYSVVHGRDQLRELWPQFYSSQEGSENPSEEFVHLTEGADFGWPYCYHDPGANRKILAPEYGGDGSAQGRCADVDSPELGLPAHWAPNAMAFSVGEPLPEEYRDGAFVAFHGSWNRSPVQGGYSVVWVPFRNGSPTGDWEVFADGFSGGQVTSPAQAAYRPTGVAVGPDGAVYVSDSKVGRIWRIGLAEG; the protein is encoded by the coding sequence ATGCTCAGACCAAACCGCTTGTCCCTCGCAGCCGCGGCCGCGCTCGCGCTGGCCGCGTGCGGAGGCGACACCCACGCCCCGGAGGTGACGACCGAACCTCCGCCCACCTCGCTCTGCGATCGCTCCATAAACGTCCCGGACGGATTCTGCGCCCGCGTCTTCCACACTGGCGTGGGCGCGGCCAGGCAACTCGCGGTCGCGGCCAACGGCGACGTCTTCGTCGCGATCAGGAATTCGAGCAGCCGAGGCGGGGTCGTGGCCCTCCGCGACACCGACGGCGACGGTCGCGCCGATCTGACCGAACGCTGGGGCGACAACGGTGGAAGCGGGATCGCGCTGGGTGCGGAGACGCTCTATCTCGCCACCGAGTCCTCCGTGCTCCGCTACGCGCTCGCTTCCGGTTCGCTCACCCCCGTCGGGACGCCGCAGGTGGTGGTCTCCGGCCTCCCCGCCAACCGCAACCACCGCCACAAGAGCGTCGCGCTCCACCCCGACGGTTGGATCTTCGTCGGCATCGGCTCTCCGGGGAACGCCTGCCAGGACCCGCCGCGCACTCCCGGCGTGGCCGGCAAGGACCCCTGCGACGCACTGGAACGCCGCGCGGGCGTCTGGCGTTTCAGGACTGACCTCACAGGGCAGGGGCAGTCCGACGGCGTCCGGTTCGCCACCGGGGTTCGCAACGCGGCCGCGCTCGCCGTCCACCCGACGACGCACGAGCTCTACTCGGTGGTCCATGGTCGGGATCAGTTGCGTGAGCTCTGGCCCCAGTTCTACAGCTCCCAAGAGGGATCCGAGAATCCGTCCGAGGAGTTCGTCCACCTCACGGAAGGCGCGGATTTCGGCTGGCCCTACTGCTACCACGACCCCGGCGCGAACCGGAAGATTCTGGCGCCGGAGTACGGCGGCGACGGATCCGCCCAGGGGCGTTGCGCGGACGTCGATTCCCCGGAGCTCGGGCTACCGGCTCACTGGGCGCCGAACGCAATGGCGTTTTCGGTCGGAGAGCCCTTGCCGGAGGAATACCGTGACGGCGCCTTCGTAGCCTTCCACGGTTCCTGGAACCGATCTCCCGTCCAGGGCGGCTACAGCGTGGTCTGGGTTCCATTCCGGAACGGAAGCCCGACCGGAGACTGGGAGGTCTTCGCCGACGGCTTCTCCGGCGGCCAGGTCACCTCGCCGGCGCAGGCCGCCTACCGCCCGACGGGCGTGGCGGTCGGGCCCGACGGAGCGGTGTACGTGAGCGACTCCAAGGTCGGACGGATCTGGAGAATCGGACTGGCGGAGGGTTGA
- a CDS encoding amidohydrolase family protein yields the protein MSRTRCLTLLAASCLLGCADAEAGEALPASSPPPQDVTVVEYEPRNTLVVPENPVTRARFPFVDVHGHQRGGSMTAEAVGGLVAEMDELNMAVMVNLSGGTGPELVNGLSNMAGRHPGRFVFFANTTFFGVGEADWGERAAARLEEDVSNGAAGLKIFKGLGMADRDIAGDRIPVDDPRLVPLWDKAGELGIPVLIHSADPAEFWQPHDRFNERWLELRLRPRRIRPPDRFPSFEQIIGEQHNLFRNHPETNFIAAHLGWLGHDLERLGRILDEIPNMYVGLGAVVYELGRQPRFAREWLIEYQDRVLMGKDSYNQEEFHTYFRVFETEDDYFDYYRRYHAFWQMYGLGLPDSVLRKIYYENALRIVPGLDRSLFPGTG from the coding sequence ATGTCGAGAACCCGGTGCCTGACACTACTCGCCGCCTCGTGTCTCCTTGGCTGCGCCGATGCCGAAGCCGGCGAGGCCCTGCCCGCCAGCTCGCCGCCGCCGCAGGACGTCACCGTGGTGGAGTACGAGCCGCGCAACACCCTGGTCGTTCCGGAGAACCCCGTGACCCGGGCGCGCTTTCCCTTCGTCGACGTCCACGGACATCAGCGCGGCGGTTCGATGACGGCGGAGGCCGTCGGAGGCCTGGTCGCGGAGATGGACGAGCTCAACATGGCCGTGATGGTGAACCTGTCGGGCGGCACCGGCCCCGAGCTCGTGAACGGTTTGTCCAACATGGCGGGTCGTCATCCGGGAAGATTCGTATTCTTCGCCAACACGACCTTCTTCGGGGTGGGCGAGGCGGACTGGGGCGAGCGAGCGGCAGCCCGGCTCGAGGAGGACGTGAGCAACGGCGCCGCCGGCCTCAAGATCTTCAAGGGACTCGGCATGGCGGATCGCGACATTGCAGGTGACCGGATCCCGGTCGACGATCCGCGCCTGGTCCCGCTCTGGGACAAGGCGGGCGAACTCGGCATTCCGGTGCTGATCCACTCGGCCGACCCGGCTGAATTCTGGCAGCCCCACGACCGCTTCAACGAACGCTGGCTCGAGCTCCGTCTCCGCCCCAGACGCATCCGACCGCCTGACCGCTTCCCGTCCTTCGAGCAAATCATCGGGGAGCAGCACAACCTCTTCCGCAACCATCCTGAAACCAACTTCATCGCCGCCCATCTGGGGTGGCTGGGGCACGATCTCGAGCGGTTGGGCCGGATCCTCGACGAGATCCCCAACATGTACGTCGGGCTCGGGGCCGTGGTCTACGAACTGGGCCGCCAGCCCCGGTTCGCCCGCGAGTGGCTGATCGAGTATCAGGACAGGGTGCTCATGGGCAAGGATTCCTACAACCAGGAGGAGTTCCACACCTATTTTCGCGTCTTCGAGACGGAAGACGACTACTTCGACTACTATCGTCGCTATCACGCGTTCTGGCAGATGTACGGGCTGGGGCTGCCCGACTCCGTGCTCAGGAAGATCTACTACGAGAACGCTCTCAGGATCGTTCCCGGGCTCGACCGCAGCCTCTTTCCCGGGACAGGTTGA
- a CDS encoding DUF4350 domain-containing protein, protein MSALRKAGSTPTFWVGAIVLATLAIALLVRPSTGRTDRELRSSFRTSPDGVAALFRSLERFGVNAAPRLTPLVEADPVRGTIVLLEPVVFPSPREARALLHHVRAGGTLLYAPRARTSLQEFGRMAVTPLMDSLGIEHRFNNAYERLTEATFSDPVWEDHPLTDGLPSAHRPRHVISLNDEEGETTDLLTAESTDGRRDYGAEWSVVSEIGMGAGRVVVFAESAGLSNGEAAEDPLAALFVRAAVAYTEPADTVFFDEYHLGIGTLRSRAEIVTGFFTGSPGGRALLQLVLIGALALACAGLRFGSPTPAVAPPDRERRSPLEHADALGDLYRKSGASRTAGLLLVSRLARVSRLSPPRNRKQARELLDRVDRRGDVTLDSVKADLHASKPDLVRMSAGIDKYIAWRNTK, encoded by the coding sequence TTGAGTGCGCTCAGGAAGGCCGGCTCCACCCCGACCTTCTGGGTCGGGGCGATCGTGCTGGCGACCCTGGCGATCGCCCTCCTGGTTCGTCCGTCCACGGGAAGGACCGATCGCGAACTGCGCAGCTCCTTTCGCACATCGCCGGACGGCGTCGCAGCCTTGTTCCGTTCGTTGGAGCGCTTCGGGGTAAACGCCGCTCCCCGGCTCACACCGCTTGTCGAAGCGGATCCGGTGCGAGGCACCATCGTATTGCTCGAGCCCGTCGTATTTCCGAGCCCCAGAGAGGCGCGAGCGCTGCTCCACCACGTTCGTGCCGGAGGCACGCTGCTCTACGCTCCGCGAGCGCGGACTTCGTTGCAGGAATTCGGCCGGATGGCGGTCACTCCCCTCATGGATTCGCTGGGCATCGAACATCGATTCAATAACGCGTACGAGCGGCTGACCGAGGCGACCTTCAGCGATCCGGTCTGGGAAGACCATCCTCTGACCGACGGACTGCCGTCGGCCCACCGCCCCCGTCATGTGATCTCGCTGAACGACGAAGAGGGCGAGACGACCGATCTGCTGACGGCCGAATCCACGGACGGGCGACGCGATTACGGCGCGGAGTGGAGCGTCGTGTCCGAAATCGGGATGGGCGCGGGACGGGTGGTCGTCTTCGCGGAGAGCGCCGGCCTCTCGAACGGCGAGGCTGCGGAAGACCCGCTGGCGGCCCTGTTCGTGCGTGCCGCAGTCGCCTACACGGAGCCCGCCGACACAGTCTTCTTCGACGAGTACCACCTAGGAATCGGCACCTTGAGGAGCCGAGCCGAGATCGTAACCGGCTTTTTCACAGGGAGCCCGGGCGGACGAGCCCTGCTCCAGCTTGTGCTCATCGGCGCCCTGGCTCTGGCCTGCGCAGGCTTGCGCTTCGGGTCCCCCACGCCCGCCGTAGCGCCGCCGGACCGCGAACGCCGCTCGCCGCTGGAACATGCCGACGCGCTGGGCGATCTGTACCGGAAGTCCGGTGCGTCGAGGACGGCGGGACTGCTGCTGGTCAGCCGTCTGGCGCGGGTCTCCCGTCTGAGTCCGCCGCGCAACCGGAAGCAGGCGAGGGAACTCCTCGACCGCGTCGACCGCCGGGGAGACGTCACCCTCGATTCGGTCAAAGCCGACCTGCACGCGTCCAAGCCCGACCTCGTTCGGATGAGCGCGGGTATCGACAAGTACATCGCCTGGAGGAACACCAAGTGA
- a CDS encoding MoxR family ATPase, which yields MMVTLLARGHALLEGVPGTGKTLAVRTLAEGIGIDFGRVQFTPDLMPSDLVGTSVLDEADFIYKPGPVFADLLLADEVNRAPPKTQAALLEAMEERQVTVDGGTRALPAPFTVFATQNPVEYEGTYPLPEAQVDRFLMKIVVDYPPEEAERDILRRYEEGFRADDERTFGLDAPVSADALLAMRGAVGTIHMEERVRNYITDIVRATREDAAFALGASPRAGVALFQAARAEAFLNGRDFAIPDDVKSLSFPVLRHRVVLTAEAEVEGRTSDEELEALLGTLEAPK from the coding sequence ATGATGGTCACGCTGCTCGCCCGCGGCCACGCTCTTCTGGAAGGTGTCCCTGGAACAGGCAAGACGCTGGCCGTGCGCACGCTCGCCGAAGGGATCGGGATAGATTTCGGACGCGTGCAGTTCACGCCCGATCTCATGCCAAGCGATCTCGTGGGTACGAGCGTTCTCGACGAGGCCGACTTCATTTACAAGCCGGGACCCGTCTTCGCCGACCTTCTGTTGGCAGACGAGGTGAACCGCGCCCCGCCCAAGACCCAGGCCGCCCTGCTCGAGGCGATGGAGGAGCGACAGGTCACGGTGGACGGCGGAACCCGCGCGCTCCCCGCGCCGTTCACCGTCTTCGCCACCCAGAACCCGGTGGAATACGAAGGTACCTATCCGCTGCCCGAGGCGCAGGTGGACCGGTTCCTGATGAAGATCGTCGTCGACTATCCGCCCGAGGAGGCCGAACGCGACATTCTGCGCCGATACGAGGAAGGATTTCGGGCCGACGACGAGCGGACGTTCGGGCTGGACGCTCCCGTCAGCGCGGACGCGCTCCTGGCCATGCGCGGCGCGGTCGGGACCATACACATGGAAGAGCGGGTTCGGAACTACATCACCGACATCGTGCGGGCCACGCGCGAGGACGCCGCCTTCGCCCTGGGCGCCAGTCCGCGGGCCGGAGTCGCCCTCTTCCAGGCCGCCCGCGCCGAAGCCTTCCTCAACGGTCGCGACTTCGCGATCCCGGACGACGTGAAGTCGCTGAGCTTCCCGGTTCTTCGCCACCGCGTGGTCCTCACGGCCGAGGCGGAGGTGGAGGGGCGTACCTCCGACGAGGAGCTCGAAGCCCTGCTCGGCACGTTGGAGGCGCCGAAGTAG
- a CDS encoding DUF58 domain-containing protein, translating into MKIEFVPSARGLALLAGASLLFLVSVPAALLADAAILWLIWLDASRVRPPRASRTPPRISALATVSEVKVRVDNPAARAALALVTDDLDACLRRLPDRADEDEWERGKRVELPAGGGVDLVYRVEPRTRGHLTLGDIHLRTLGRLGLAWRRSRTPASHTLRVQPGIEDLLRDRSAHALKRLRAPGQRRVRLWGEGREFESLRDYARGDDPRTIDWKATARRRKHVVRNYEAERSQNIVIAIDSGRLMRERLSTKRERIDYALAASMMLASRAQRYGDRVGLMVFDDRIRHISPPRRVKPAAMAAVLAGAETSTAEPNYPMAFATLGRTFRKRSLVVLFCDVVDGAVSRALTASFARTTRGHLPLAVAIRNPMLEEAAARPVARKAAAYRRAAAEELLQARRDALTVMRRTGILVVDTLPGEALVNTLDKYVEIKERGLL; encoded by the coding sequence GTGAAGATCGAGTTCGTACCCAGCGCAAGGGGCCTGGCGCTGCTGGCCGGAGCGTCTCTCCTCTTCTTGGTGAGCGTTCCGGCGGCGCTGCTGGCGGACGCGGCCATACTATGGCTCATCTGGCTCGACGCCAGCCGAGTCCGGCCGCCGCGCGCGAGCAGGACGCCACCCCGGATCTCGGCTCTGGCGACGGTTTCGGAAGTGAAGGTCCGGGTCGACAACCCGGCGGCGCGAGCGGCGCTGGCTCTCGTTACCGACGACCTCGACGCCTGCCTGCGACGCCTGCCGGATCGGGCTGACGAGGACGAATGGGAGCGCGGCAAGCGCGTGGAGCTTCCGGCCGGAGGAGGCGTGGATCTCGTCTACCGCGTGGAGCCGAGAACGCGTGGTCACCTGACCTTGGGAGACATCCACCTCCGGACGCTCGGACGCCTGGGGCTGGCCTGGCGGAGGTCGCGGACCCCGGCCAGTCACACGCTCCGGGTCCAGCCCGGAATCGAGGATCTACTCCGAGACAGGAGCGCGCACGCGCTGAAACGGCTGAGGGCTCCCGGTCAGCGCAGGGTCCGTCTCTGGGGTGAAGGACGAGAGTTCGAAAGCCTGCGCGACTACGCTCGCGGCGACGACCCGCGCACGATCGATTGGAAGGCGACGGCCCGACGACGAAAGCACGTGGTGCGCAACTACGAGGCGGAGCGGAGCCAGAATATCGTGATCGCCATCGACTCGGGGCGACTGATGCGGGAACGGCTCTCGACCAAGCGCGAGAGGATAGACTACGCGCTGGCGGCAAGCATGATGCTCGCAAGTCGGGCTCAGCGCTACGGCGACCGCGTCGGCCTCATGGTCTTCGACGACCGCATCCGCCACATATCGCCCCCTCGGCGCGTGAAGCCCGCGGCCATGGCGGCGGTTCTGGCCGGAGCGGAGACGAGCACCGCCGAGCCCAACTACCCGATGGCTTTCGCAACCCTGGGCCGCACCTTCCGCAAGCGTTCGCTCGTGGTCCTTTTCTGCGACGTGGTGGACGGAGCCGTCTCCAGGGCCCTGACCGCCTCTTTCGCGCGGACCACGCGTGGCCACCTGCCGCTCGCGGTCGCCATCCGCAACCCCATGCTCGAGGAGGCCGCCGCTCGCCCGGTCGCCCGGAAAGCCGCAGCGTACCGCCGAGCCGCAGCCGAAGAGCTGCTCCAGGCCCGACGCGACGCCCTGACGGTCATGCGGCGCACCGGCATACTCGTGGTGGACACCCTTCCCGGCGAGGCCTTGGTGAACACCCTCGACAAGTACGTCGAGATCAAGGAGCGCGGGCTGCTCTGA
- a CDS encoding stage II sporulation protein M, producing MTMHRRSNPSSLPATTPSSSSGARSRASEPLHRRIAFDTPEHVSLEYVLADLGSRVAAFLLDICVLLAGALALGLVGGFLIGLPAIWGAAEAVVYLAIFLLQWGYFLLFEGLTGGRTPGKRALGLRVIHATGESLSFQGAVLRNLLRVVDLQPGVGVVGAVSILATSRAQRLGDLVAGTIVVRDEAEGDIIAAAPLPDARQGRPLLSPESFELLSNFIARRTDFRPAVRARVAASVDQALSEELGDPKIELPRVVEERLSELHRIEAPRHAAARPDASVQASLLVKESREDWIRYAALVRRARASGLGALSEDEIRDFGRLYRGMTADLARTHTYRASPGLSGRLRRWVGAGHNLLYQRRRRAVLPLVRFVVSDFPCAFRRYWKLSLLAGVLFYGSGTATFLAARADPAFGRAMSGPSMLTRAENTERDDIEARYVEVDPGVSFVSQLMTNNISVALLAFAAGALAGLGTFTVLVANGVVLGAVLGSYFNEGVGGVILAFVFPHGFIELTAICISGGAGFGLASALFAPGRRTRTEALMERGRSFLVLIGGVSLMLVVAALIEGLYSPSTLPAASKFAFGGATVVLLGLYLGFSGRGRARGGADRRPIPPGPGSAESRPRVRAARAP from the coding sequence GTGACCATGCACCGCCGATCCAACCCCAGCTCGCTCCCGGCGACGACGCCAAGCAGCTCTTCCGGTGCGCGTTCGCGTGCCTCGGAGCCGCTCCATCGCAGGATAGCCTTCGACACGCCCGAGCATGTGAGCCTCGAGTATGTTCTGGCGGATCTCGGGTCGCGGGTGGCCGCATTCCTGCTGGACATCTGCGTGCTTTTGGCGGGGGCGCTCGCACTGGGTCTGGTCGGCGGATTCCTGATAGGCCTCCCAGCGATCTGGGGCGCCGCCGAGGCGGTGGTCTACCTGGCGATCTTCCTGCTTCAATGGGGTTACTTCCTGCTCTTCGAGGGGCTGACGGGCGGACGTACCCCTGGCAAGCGGGCGCTGGGACTGCGCGTGATCCACGCCACGGGCGAGTCGCTCTCCTTCCAGGGAGCCGTCCTGCGGAACCTGCTGCGCGTGGTCGATCTGCAACCCGGGGTCGGAGTCGTTGGAGCGGTCTCGATTCTGGCGACCAGCAGGGCGCAGCGCCTCGGCGACCTCGTGGCGGGAACCATAGTGGTGCGGGACGAGGCGGAAGGCGACATCATCGCCGCAGCTCCGCTCCCCGACGCCCGCCAAGGGCGACCGCTGCTCTCGCCGGAGAGCTTCGAGCTGCTTTCCAACTTCATCGCCCGCAGAACCGACTTCCGACCTGCGGTCCGGGCCCGAGTAGCGGCTTCGGTGGATCAGGCTCTGTCTGAGGAGCTCGGAGATCCGAAGATCGAACTTCCGAGAGTCGTGGAAGAACGCCTGAGCGAGCTCCATCGGATCGAGGCCCCCCGCCACGCCGCCGCCAGACCTGATGCGAGCGTTCAAGCGAGCCTCCTGGTGAAGGAGAGTCGTGAAGACTGGATCCGGTACGCCGCCCTCGTCAGACGGGCGCGGGCGAGCGGGCTGGGAGCCCTCTCCGAAGACGAGATCAGAGACTTCGGCCGCCTGTACCGCGGGATGACGGCCGACCTGGCGCGCACGCACACCTACCGCGCTTCACCCGGTCTCTCGGGAAGGCTGCGGCGGTGGGTCGGGGCCGGCCACAACCTTCTCTACCAGCGTCGTCGGCGAGCCGTTCTCCCCCTGGTCCGCTTCGTGGTTTCGGACTTCCCCTGCGCCTTCCGTCGCTACTGGAAGTTGTCGCTGCTCGCAGGGGTCCTCTTCTACGGCTCGGGAACCGCCACCTTCCTGGCGGCCCGGGCGGACCCCGCCTTCGGTCGCGCCATGTCGGGTCCCAGCATGCTCACTCGGGCGGAGAACACCGAGAGGGACGACATCGAGGCGCGGTACGTGGAGGTGGACCCGGGCGTCTCGTTCGTCTCGCAACTGATGACCAACAACATCAGCGTCGCGCTCCTCGCGTTCGCCGCCGGAGCGCTGGCGGGGCTGGGAACCTTCACCGTCCTCGTGGCGAACGGCGTCGTGCTGGGCGCGGTGCTCGGATCCTACTTCAACGAGGGCGTCGGCGGCGTGATTCTCGCCTTCGTATTTCCGCACGGATTCATCGAGCTCACCGCCATCTGCATCTCGGGCGGCGCCGGGTTCGGACTGGCGTCGGCCCTCTTCGCACCTGGGCGGCGGACCCGCACCGAGGCGCTGATGGAGCGCGGGCGGAGCTTCCTCGTCCTGATCGGCGGCGTGTCGCTGATGCTCGTGGTCGCCGCCCTCATCGAAGGCCTCTACTCCCCCTCGACGCTTCCGGCCGCCTCGAAGTTCGCATTCGGCGGAGCGACCGTCGTGCTTCTGGGCCTCTACCTCGGGTTTTCGGGACGTGGACGCGCGCGCGGCGGTGCGGATCGCCGGCCGATTCCCCCCGGCCCCGGATCTGCGGAGTCGCGCCCGCGAGTCAGAGCAGCCCGCGCTCCTTGA
- the gcvH gene encoding glycine cleavage system protein GcvH, whose translation MSDIPQDLLYSEDHEYVKRTSDDGDEVLVGITDFAQGELGDIVYIELPEPGTAFNNGEVFGTIEAVKAVSDLYCPVEGEVLEVNDGLDDDPAVVNTDPYGEGWMLRLKVVHVEDLDALLSCDAYADLVSH comes from the coding sequence ATGTCCGACATTCCCCAGGACCTCCTTTACAGCGAGGACCACGAGTACGTGAAGCGCACGTCCGACGACGGCGACGAGGTCCTGGTCGGTATCACCGACTTCGCCCAAGGAGAGCTCGGAGACATCGTATACATCGAGCTGCCCGAACCCGGAACCGCCTTCAACAACGGAGAGGTTTTCGGCACGATCGAGGCCGTGAAAGCGGTTAGCGACCTCTACTGTCCGGTCGAGGGCGAGGTGCTTGAGGTGAACGACGGCCTCGACGACGATCCCGCGGTGGTGAACACTGACCCCTACGGCGAGGGGTGGATGCTCCGGTTGAAGGTGGTCCACGTCGAAGACCTCGACGCTCTGCTCTCTTGCGACGCATATGCCGATCTCGTTTCGCACTAG